A region of the Polaribacter sp. L3A8 genome:
TTTGTACAAAAATAACGACTAGTTTAGAAATAAATTAGGTTAAGCGCTTATTTAGATTAATTATAAATTATGTTTAACATTCTTTTAGCTTTTCAGATTTTAGGAAGAAGTAGTACTTTTGTCAAACGGAAAAAAATGACTTATATCATTTTATATTAGATATTTTTAAACAAAGTTTAAGTATGAAAAGTGTAGAATTGCACAATAGACTAACCACATTACTTCTAAAGAGTTTTACTTTTCTCCTAATTTTTGCATTTAGCGTATCTGCGTATTCACAAGATGTAGATGAGGCACGTCAAAAAGAAGGGAAAAAATTATTTAAATCGTTATGTGCTTCTTGTCACAAGTTAGATAAGAAATTAGTAGGACCAGCTTTAGGCGGGGTAGAAGAGAGAAGAGAAAATGATTGGTTAAAAGCTTGGATTAAAAATAATGCAGAGCTTAGAGCATCGGGAGATGCGGACGCTAATGAAATATTTGACGAGTATAAAGGAGCTGCAATGACTGCTTTTCCTCAGTTGTCAGATAAGAACATAGATGACCTTTTGTATTACACAACTGTTGGTGAGCTTAAAAAGAAAGCTGCTGTAGCAGATGCTGTTGCAACTACAGGTTCTTCTTCTGAAGCACCAGGTTGGTTAATTTATATATTAGCTGCTGCTATTATTGTTGCCTTCTTAATGATTGCTAGTTTGTTAAAACAAGTAAATGAATTAAAAGGAAACACTGCACCTGGAGAAAGTTCTAATCTTAAAAGAGATTTACATGAACTTTGGGCAGGATTAAAGAAGAACACTTTCTTAAAAGTTTTAGGGACAATATTCTTGTTGTTGGTTGGTGCTTATTTTGTTTTTGGTACTTTATTTAAAGTGGGTGTTGATCAAGGATATCAACCAATTCAGCCAATTGCATTTTCACATAAAATACATGCAGGAGATAATAAGATAGATTGTCAATATTGTCACTCATCAGCAAAACATAGTAAAACATCTGGTATACCATCTGTTAATGTTTGTATGAATTGTCATAAAAACATATCTGAAGTTGCAGATGATACAGTTGTAGAATTAGAAGACGGTGTTGTTCTTGGCAAACCAGAATTAGATCTTGAAATTGCAAAAGTATATACAGCTGCTGGTTGGGATGCAGATAACTTAGAGTATACTGGTAAAACTGCGCCGATTAAATGGGTGAGAGTTCATAACTTACCAGATTTTGTATACTATAATCATTCGCAACACGTAACGGTTGCAGGGTTAAAATGTCAGAAATGTCATGGACCTGTAGAAGAAATGGACGAATTATATCAATATTCTCCATTAACGATGGGTTGGTGTATCGATTGTCATAAGGATACTAAAGTGGATTTAAAAGGTAATGATTATTACAAGAAAATTCATGAAGACTTGGCAAAGAAGTACAATGTAGATCAAGTTACCATTGCACAATTAGGTGGTAAGGAATGTGGTAAATGTCACTACTAGTTAAAAAGAATTAAAAATTAAAAGATTAAAAACTGAATGTAATTTTTAGTTTAAATCTTTCAATCATTAAATAAAAAGTATAAATGGCTTCAGACAAAAAATACTGGCAAAGTGTTGAGGAACTTAAAGGTAGTTCTATTGTTGAAACGTTAAGTAAAAACGAATTTGTAGAAGAAATTCCTACGGATGAGTTTTTAGGTGATAAAGAAACATTAGAGAATTCTTCTACTTCACGTAGAGACTTTTTAAAATATGTTGGTTTTACTACAGCTGCTGCATCATTAGCTGCTTGTCAAGGACCAGTTAGAAAGGCTATTCCTTATGTTGTAAAACCAGACGATATAACTCTTGGAGTTGCAGATTGGTACGCAACTTCTATGGCAGATGGATACGATTTTGCAAACGTTTTAGTTAAAACACGTGAAGGTCGCCCTATTCAAATAATGCCCAATAAAGAAGCAAACGGAACAACAAGCGCAAGAGTACAAGCAGCGGTTCTTTCTTTATATGATGAAAAATTACGTTTAAAAGCACCTACTAAAGGTGGTGAATCTATTTCTTGGTCAGCCGCTGATAAAGAAATTGGTGCTAAATTAAACGAGTTAAAAGAAGCAAATAAACCTGTTGTTTTATTAACGGGAACAATGGCTAGTCCATCTACAGATAAAATTGTTTCAGAATTTATAGCTGCAAATCCAAATGTAAAACATGTTGTTTACGATGCTATTTCAGAATCTGGAGCAGCAGATGCTTTTATGGCAATGTACGGTAGACGTGTATTACCAAACTATCATTTACAAAATGCTAAAACAATTGTTTCTTTTGGTGCAGATTTTCTTGGAGACTTTCACGGAGGATTAGAAAAACAATTTATTGCAGGTAGACAACCAGCAAAAGGACACATGTCTTACCATGTGCAGATTGAAAGTAACATGTCTTTAACAGGTGCAAATTCTGATAAAAGAGTGGTTGTAAAACCTTCTGATCAAGTATTTGCATTATTGAATTTATATAACGCTATTACAGGAGCTAACGTTCCTTCTAAAGCAACTTCTATAGATGCAACAATTAAAAAATTAGCTTCAGACTTAAAGAAAGCTGGTTCTAAAGCGGTTGTATTAACAGGGTTAAATGATAAAAATGCACAACTAATTGCATTAGCAATTAACAAAGCATTAAATAGTGAAATTATTGATGTAAACAACACATTAAATATCCGTCAAGGAAATGATGCTGAAGTTGCTCAATTAGTTTCTGATATGAAAGCAGGTAAAGTTGCAGGATTAATTTCTTACAATGTAGATCCTATTTATTCATTATCAAGTTCATCAGATTTTTCTGAAGGATTAAAAAAATTAGAATTATCAGTAGCATTATCAACAGAAAATAATGATACCGTAAACGCATCTAATTATGCATTGCCAACTCCACACTTTTTAGAATCTTGGGGAGATACTCAATTTGATGAAGTAACTTATGGTTTAATGCAACCAACAATTCAGCCATTATTTAATACACGTCAGGTTCAAGACACGTTATTAAACTGGACTGGAAATGCAACAAAATATTACGATTATTTAAAATCTTTTGCTACTACTACTATTTTAGTTGGTGGTTCTTGGAACAAAGCCTTACATAATGGTTTCTTTACAAAAGAAGTTGTTGTTTCTGAAGCTGAGTTACCAGAGATATCTATTTTAGATGCTGCAGCTAAACTTTCTAGTGCTGCTAAAAAAGCATCTGGTTTCGAATTAAACTTATATACTAAAACTGGTTTAGGTGATGGTAAGCAAGCAAACAATCCTTGGTTACAAGAATTTCCAGATCCAATTACAAGAGCTTCTTGGGATAATTACTTAATGATGTCTATGGCTGATGCCAGAGAATTAGGTTTTTCTAATCCTGTAAAAGATAACGGTGCTATAAATGGTGATTATGCCAAAGTATCTGTTAACGGTGTTGATGTTGTTGTTCCGGTAATGGTACAACCAGGTCAGGCAAAAGGTTCTGTAGGTTTAGCATTAGGTTATGGTAAAACGTTTGGTTTAAATAAAGAAATGCAAGTTGGTGTTAATGGATATCCATTATACAAAAACGGAAACAATATTCAATACGGAGTTACTATAGAAAAAGTATCTGGAACACATAAGTTTGCTTGTACACAAGTACAAAAAACAATTGCTGGTCGTCATGATATTTTAAAAGTAGCTTCTTTAAAAGATTATAACAGTAGTGCAGATCCAAAACATTCTTGGAACAAGCCTGCTTTTGTATCTTATGATCATCAAGAAGTAGAAGCAAAAACGATAGATTTATGGGATGAGCACAACAGAGAAGTTGGTCATCACTTTAACTTATCAATAGATTTAACATCTTGTACTGGTTGTGGTGCCTGTGTTGTTGCATGTCATGCAGAAAACAATGTACCAGTTGTAGGTAAAAGAGAAGTTAGAGTTGGTAGAGATATGCACTGGTTGCGTATAGATAGATATTATTCTTCTGAAATAGCTACTCGAGAAGAGGCTAAAGCACAAGGATTAAGCGGAGGAGACTTATATAAAGCTATCGAAACGGAAGCTGAGAATCCAGAAGTTACTTTTCAACCAATGATGTGTCAGCACTGTAATCATGCTCCTTGTGAGACTGTTTGCCCAGTTGCAGCAACATCACATGGTCGTCAAGGTCAAAATCAAATGGCATATAACAGATGTGTAGGTACAAGATATTGTGCAAACAACTGTCCATATAGAGTTCGTCGTTTTAACTGGTTTCAATACTC
Encoded here:
- a CDS encoding c-type cytochrome, encoding MKSVELHNRLTTLLLKSFTFLLIFAFSVSAYSQDVDEARQKEGKKLFKSLCASCHKLDKKLVGPALGGVEERRENDWLKAWIKNNAELRASGDADANEIFDEYKGAAMTAFPQLSDKNIDDLLYYTTVGELKKKAAVADAVATTGSSSEAPGWLIYILAAAIIVAFLMIASLLKQVNELKGNTAPGESSNLKRDLHELWAGLKKNTFLKVLGTIFLLLVGAYFVFGTLFKVGVDQGYQPIQPIAFSHKIHAGDNKIDCQYCHSSAKHSKTSGIPSVNVCMNCHKNISEVADDTVVELEDGVVLGKPELDLEIAKVYTAAGWDADNLEYTGKTAPIKWVRVHNLPDFVYYNHSQHVTVAGLKCQKCHGPVEEMDELYQYSPLTMGWCIDCHKDTKVDLKGNDYYKKIHEDLAKKYNVDQVTIAQLGGKECGKCHY
- a CDS encoding TAT-variant-translocated molybdopterin oxidoreductase; the protein is MASDKKYWQSVEELKGSSIVETLSKNEFVEEIPTDEFLGDKETLENSSTSRRDFLKYVGFTTAAASLAACQGPVRKAIPYVVKPDDITLGVADWYATSMADGYDFANVLVKTREGRPIQIMPNKEANGTTSARVQAAVLSLYDEKLRLKAPTKGGESISWSAADKEIGAKLNELKEANKPVVLLTGTMASPSTDKIVSEFIAANPNVKHVVYDAISESGAADAFMAMYGRRVLPNYHLQNAKTIVSFGADFLGDFHGGLEKQFIAGRQPAKGHMSYHVQIESNMSLTGANSDKRVVVKPSDQVFALLNLYNAITGANVPSKATSIDATIKKLASDLKKAGSKAVVLTGLNDKNAQLIALAINKALNSEIIDVNNTLNIRQGNDAEVAQLVSDMKAGKVAGLISYNVDPIYSLSSSSDFSEGLKKLELSVALSTENNDTVNASNYALPTPHFLESWGDTQFDEVTYGLMQPTIQPLFNTRQVQDTLLNWTGNATKYYDYLKSFATTTILVGGSWNKALHNGFFTKEVVVSEAELPEISILDAAAKLSSAAKKASGFELNLYTKTGLGDGKQANNPWLQEFPDPITRASWDNYLMMSMADARELGFSNPVKDNGAINGDYAKVSVNGVDVVVPVMVQPGQAKGSVGLALGYGKTFGLNKEMQVGVNGYPLYKNGNNIQYGVTIEKVSGTHKFACTQVQKTIAGRHDILKVASLKDYNSSADPKHSWNKPAFVSYDHQEVEAKTIDLWDEHNREVGHHFNLSIDLTSCTGCGACVVACHAENNVPVVGKREVRVGRDMHWLRIDRYYSSEIATREEAKAQGLSGGDLYKAIETEAENPEVTFQPMMCQHCNHAPCETVCPVAATSHGRQGQNQMAYNRCVGTRYCANNCPYRVRRFNWFQYSDNNEFDFNMNNDYGKMVLNPDVVVRSRGVMEKCSMCIQMTQATILKAKKEGRAINTDEFETACSSACTTGAMVFGDVNNKEDEVAALAADDRSYHVLDYLQTKPNVVYQVKIKNTNEA